A single Loxodonta africana isolate mLoxAfr1 chromosome 24, mLoxAfr1.hap2, whole genome shotgun sequence DNA region contains:
- the DEFB118 gene encoding LOW QUALITY PROTEIN: defensin beta 118 (The sequence of the model RefSeq protein was modified relative to this genomic sequence to represent the inferred CDS: substituted 1 base at 1 genomic stop codon), with product MVFPSGLSFYYSEYAGRKKCLSKGGHCRKNCSHGEVKEATCKNREVCCIPGKKDLGSQVPILKTTPTFMPYFESTNIEDVSETTIPFTQAYFELSTKNXKDDDSDLELGTQSSLPEVHQTTRALLCCHSFLSS from the exons ATGGTATTTCCCAG TGGTCTTTCCTTTTATTATTCAGAGTATGCTGGCCGAAAAAAATGCTTGAGCAAAGGAGGGCACTGCAGGAAAAACTGCAGCCATGGTGAAGTGAAGGAAGCCACGTGTAAAAACCGTGAAGTCTGCTGCATtcctgggaagaaagacttggGATCGCAAGTGCCAATTCTTAAAACAACACCAACTTTCATGCCCTATTTTGAGTCAACAAACATTGAGGATGTGAGTGAAACAACAATACCTTTCACTCAAGCCTACTTTGAATTAAGCACCAAGAATTAAAAAGATGACGATTCCGACCTGGAACTGGGAACTCAGAGCTCTCTCCCAGAGGTCCATCAAACCACACGAGCTCTTCTCTGCTGTCACTCATTCCTGTCCTCATAG